A part of Vicugna pacos chromosome 14, VicPac4, whole genome shotgun sequence genomic DNA contains:
- the LOC102527152 gene encoding small ribosomal subunit protein eS27, giving the protein MPLAKDLLHPSPEEEKRKHKKKRLVQSPNSYFMDVKCPGCYKITTVFSHAQTVVLCVGCSTVLCQPTGGKARLTEGCSFRRKQH; this is encoded by the coding sequence ATGCCTCTCGCAAAGGATCTCCTTCATCCCTCTccagaagaggagaaaaggaaacacaagaAGAAGCGCCTGGTGCAGAGCCCCAACTCCTATTTCATGGATGTAAAATGCCCAGGATGCTATAAAATCACCACCGTCTTTAGCCATGCACAAACAGTAGTTTTGTGTGTTGGTTGCTCTACTGTCCTCTGCCAGCCTACAGGAGGAAAAGCAAGGCTTACAGAAGGATGCTCCTTCAGACGGAAGCAGCACTAA